In the Diprion similis isolate iyDipSimi1 chromosome 2, iyDipSimi1.1, whole genome shotgun sequence genome, one interval contains:
- the LOC124413637 gene encoding pre-mRNA-splicing factor 38, producing the protein MANRTVKDAKSIRGTNPQYLVEKIIRSRIYDSKYWKEECFALTAELLVDKAMELKYIGGVFGGNVKPTPFLCLILKMLQIQPEKDIIVEFIKNEEFKYVRALGALYMRLTGTSVDCYKYLEPLFNDNRKLRRQNKQGQYELIHMDEFIDELLREERSCDVILPRIQKRHVLEENNEIEGKISALEDDMDEGIESSDDEDVPVVKEEVRKRTEDFERERHRDREKRHARPEKKAEREKRRSRSRERERDRRERKRSKSPKLYSSSSSHKDKDRDKDRHRRDDREKERDRDRRRERERPRH; encoded by the exons ATGGCGAACCGCACGGTGAAAGACGCGAAGTCTATTCGCGGTACAAATCCACAATATTTagtggaaaaaataatcagatCACGAATATACGATTCGAAATATTGGAAAGAAGAATGTTTCGCGTTAACCGCCGAACTTTTAGTCGACAAAGCGATGGAGTTAAA gTATATCGGGGGAGTGTTTGGCGGCAATGTAAAGCCAACGCCGTTCCTCTGTTTGATTCTGAAAATGCTTCAAATTCAACCAGAAAAAGATATCATCGTAGAATTCatcaaaaacgaagaatttaaGTACGTACGTGCCCTAGGGGCTCTGTATATGCGACTAACTGGCACATCTGTCGATTGCTACAAATATTTGGAACCTTTATTCAACGACAATAGAAAATTAAGACGACAGAATAAGCAGGGTCAATATGAATTGATCCATATGGATGAATTTATTGATGAGCTACTCAGAGAGGAAAGATCGTGCGATGTTATTTTACCCAGAATACAGAAGCGCCATGTTCtggaagaaaataatgaaatag aGGGAAAAATATCTGCACTTGAGGATGACATGGACGAGGGGATTGAGTCTTCAGATGACGAAGATGTGCCGGTAGTAAAAGAAGAAGTTCGTAAGCGTACAGAAGACTTTGAGAGAGAACGTCACAGGGACCGAGAAAAGAGACATGCCCGACCTGAGAAAAAAGCAGAAAGGGAAAAACGGCGGTCCAGAAGTAGGGAGCGGGAAAGAGACAGGAGGGAACGTAAACGAAGCAAATCTCCTAAACTGTATTCTTCATCTTCGTCACACAAAGACAAAGACCGTGATAAGGATAGGCACAGAAGGGACGAcagggagaaagaaagagaccGAGATCGTCGAAGAGAACGAGAGCGACCTAGGCACTGA
- the LOC124413627 gene encoding vacuolar fusion protein MON1 homolog A — protein MANPEAPGVDDVIAEPGIEPGASAETMLVTTDSFEEYEQEMSSSIDDRQMKESTTSTISELQEDIRDAPPTPTATSPTEPKPSPPDDSELEDTTQQLSLNSLEIDPMRNTTWLAQKKHIFILSQAGKPIYSRHSSEDKLVTLMGVMQALVSFVQDGNDMIRSVHAGDTNFVFVVKGPLILVTVSKTLESVPQLVLQLTYVYNQIVSVLTQAQLTRVYDQRRNFDLRRLLTGSERLIDHLLNFMDREPAFFLGAIKCLPLLPSMRDAITQTIVQTCGKIKNLVFAILLADNQLVTLVRMKKYFIHPADLHLIQNLVASSESFKTVESWTPICLPKFDSNGFMHGHVSYLAEDCQACLLLLTVDRDVFYSLSDAKQKIVEKLRRTNCLEAINESMNKASVTTAEIGLPEMRHVLYKCRSTAQFWSPGFQPPYTTDEDIERLLGLYQCLHHRLHAPNRPLKLIFQQLDKETMLAWVTSGFELYVTFEPLVTKPDAINSVSKLLKWIKKEEERLFILNSPTF, from the exons ATGGCCAATCCCGAGGCACCTGGTGTCGATGACGTTATAGCCGAGCCAGGAATCGAGCCTGGGGCTTCGGCTGAGACGATGCTAGTGACGACGGATAGTTTCGAGGAATACGAGCAAGAGATGAGCAGCAGCATAGACGACAGGCAAATGAAGGAGAGCACGACTAGCACGATATCCGAACTCCAGGAGGACATTCGGGATGCCCCGCCAACGCCAACGGCGACCAGCCCCACGGAGCCAAAGCCTAGTCCTCCGGACGATTCGGAGCTC GAGGATACCACGCAGCAGCTCAGTCTGAATAGTCTGGAAATTGACCCGATGAGGAACACGACGTGGCTGGCTCAGAAAaagcatatatttatactaagCCAGGCGGGAAAACCCATTTACTCGAGGCACAGTTCCGAGGATAAACTGGTCACACTTATGGGCGTTATGCAGGCGTTAGTTTCATTCGTTCAAGATGGTAACGACATGATCAGATCGGTCCACGCAGGCGATACTAATTTCGTTTTCGTTGTCAAAGGTCCACTTATCCTAGTCACTGTTTCTAAAACACTGGAAAGTGTGCCGCAGCTAGTTTTACAGCTAAC ataCGTCTATAATCAAATAGTTTCCGTCCTCACACAAGCTCAACTGACGAGGGTTTACGACCAGAGGCGAAACTTTGATTTGCGAAGATTATTGACAGGCAGCGAGAGGTTAATCGAtcatttgttgaattttatgGATAGAGAGCCAGCCTTTTTTCTAGGTGCTATTAAATGCTTGCCTTTGTTGCCTTCCATGAGGGATGCTATTACTCAAACTATTGTTCAAACTTGTGGCAAAATTAAG aatctgGTGTTTGCGATACTGCTAGCAGATAATCAGCTGGTGACATTGgtcagaatgaaaaaatatttcatacaccCAGCTGACTTGCATTTGATCCAAAATTTGGTTGCCAGCTCAGAGTCGTTTAAAACGGTAGAAAGCTGGACGCCAATATGTTTGCCCAAGTTTGATTCCAATGGATTTATGCACGGTCATGTTTCGTACCTGGCAGAGGATTGCCAAGCTTGTTTATTGCTTCTGACTGTCGACAGAGACGTATTCTATTCTTTGTCGGATGCCAAGCAA AAAATAGTAGAGAAACTGCGGAGGACAAATTGTTTGGAAGCCATCAATGAGTCAATGAACAAAGCATCTGTCACAACAGCAGAAATTGGTTTACCAGAAATGCGACATGTCTTATACAAATGTAGAAGTACGGCACAATTCTGGAGTCCTGGTTTTCAACCACCATATACAACAGATGAAGATATCGAACG ACTATTGGGACTCTATCAGTGCCTTCATCACAGATTGCATGCCCCAAATCGACCACTGAAGTTGATATTCCAACAATTGGACAAAGAAACAATGTTAGCATGG GTAACGTCAGGTTTCGAATTGTATGTGACTTTTGAACCACTGGTAACTAAACCAGATGCGATAAATTCTGTAAGCAAATTGCtgaaatggataaaaaaggaagaagaaagattATTTATATTGAATTCACCAACGTTCTag